A single genomic interval of Zobellia nedashkovskayae harbors:
- the dnaE gene encoding DNA polymerase III subunit alpha, whose product MYLIFDTETTGLPKNWNAPYTDTDNWPRCIQIAWQLHDDMGRCIEHEDYLVRPDGFNIPYDAEQIHGISTELAEQKGISLSEVLEKFNIAMSKTKFVVGQNVGFDLNIMGAEFHRMGVENPLQELPVLDTCTEQTAKLCQIPGGRGGKFKLPTLTELHQFLFGKPFGEAHNATADVEATTRCFLELIRKQQYTAEQLDVKPDYFKNFSEANPQEIQLIGLKHINLKKASKKIADALWDKDTGGISQEEIKENLATLESASFSHLHNHTQFSILQSTISVPNLVAAAAKAKMPAVAMTDHANMMGAFHFVNGVLNHNKGVVSRNKENLKRYEATQNGTLEEGQEPLDVLPEPELEITPIIGCEFQVCEDHTNKSQKDNGYQIVMLAKSKKGYLNLAKMSSIAFVSGKYYVPRIDKKVIEQYKEDVMVLTGNLYGEVPSKVLNIGEHQAEEALIWWKETFGDDLYIEIMRHGQEDEDRVNQVLIQFAKKHNVKLVATNNNYYAEKENAHAHDILLCVKDGEKQATPIGRGRGYRYGLPNQEYYFKSSDQMKELFKDIPEAIINIQEIVDKVETFTLARDVLLPAFDIPEEFQFEEDKLDNGKRGENKFLRHITYEGAKKRYGEITPEIDERLDFELKVIEKTGYPGYFLIVEDFIRAARAMDVSVGPGRGSAAGSAVAYCLWITNLDPIKYDLLFERFLNPDRVSMPDIDIDFDDEGRGRVMDYVIDKYGSNQVAQIITYGTMAAKSAIRDTARALDLPLQDSDRMAKLIPDMSKLKKIIGVDEKILRAKFRAEDLVKINELLAISEGDGPEAETLNQAYILEGSVRNTGIHACGVIITPDDITKFVPVALAKDSEMYCTQFDNSVVEDAGLLKMDFLGLKTLTLIKDTVKIVKAKHGVELDPENFPLDDIKTYELFQRGETVGVFQYESPGMQKHMRALKPTVFADLIAMNALYRPGPMEYIPSFIARKHGTEEIVYDLEACEEYLAETYGITVYQEQVMLLSQKLADFTKGEADVLRKAMGKKQKHVLDKMKPKFIEQASAKGHAVDKLEKIWKDWEAFAAYAFNKSHSTCYAWIAYQTAYCKAHYPAEYMAAVLSNNMNDIKQVTFFMEECKRMGLDVLGPDVNESYYKFAVNDAGAVRFGMGAVKGVGRGAVETIVERRKDEDGPFKSVFDFAKRIDLRAANKKAFESLAVAGGFDSFGDTHRAQYFHDEGDGVTFLEKTIKYGAKFQESENSSQVSLFGEASDVQIPEPVVPPCEEWGTMEKLRREKEVVGIYISGHPLDDFKTEVNAFCNASLSDLNNLETVVNRELAFAGVITDVQHRVSKNGKGWALFTVEDYTESFEFRIFGEEYLRFRHFLMINSFAYIKVFVKDGWTNRDTGKKGDPRIQFNSFMLLQEVMETYAKKLTIKLNIDDLKEENIHQLKETIVSHQGNHPLNFIVYEMEEEIKVSLTSRKQKVQISSELLATLKENEVHYKLN is encoded by the coding sequence ATGTACCTTATTTTTGATACGGAAACCACCGGTCTTCCAAAAAACTGGAACGCCCCTTATACCGACACTGATAACTGGCCACGCTGTATACAGATAGCTTGGCAGTTGCATGACGATATGGGCCGATGTATTGAACATGAAGATTACCTAGTGCGTCCGGACGGCTTTAACATCCCTTATGATGCCGAGCAAATTCATGGCATTTCTACGGAATTAGCTGAACAGAAAGGCATTTCACTATCTGAGGTTTTAGAGAAATTTAACATAGCCATGTCAAAAACAAAATTTGTCGTTGGGCAAAATGTTGGTTTTGACTTAAACATTATGGGTGCGGAATTTCACCGTATGGGTGTAGAGAATCCGTTGCAAGAACTTCCTGTTTTAGATACTTGTACTGAGCAAACGGCAAAATTATGTCAAATACCTGGCGGACGTGGTGGCAAATTCAAGCTTCCTACACTAACGGAATTGCATCAATTTTTATTTGGCAAGCCTTTTGGCGAAGCTCACAATGCCACTGCCGATGTTGAAGCAACTACACGTTGCTTTCTAGAGCTCATCCGCAAGCAGCAATATACCGCTGAGCAATTAGATGTTAAACCCGATTATTTCAAGAATTTCTCGGAAGCTAATCCGCAAGAGATTCAGCTCATCGGTCTTAAACATATCAACCTAAAAAAAGCATCGAAAAAAATAGCCGATGCGCTTTGGGATAAAGATACGGGTGGAATTTCCCAAGAAGAAATTAAAGAAAACTTAGCTACACTAGAGTCCGCTAGTTTTTCTCATTTACACAATCATACTCAGTTTTCTATACTTCAGTCCACGATAAGCGTACCTAATTTAGTAGCTGCTGCCGCTAAGGCAAAAATGCCTGCCGTGGCCATGACAGATCACGCGAATATGATGGGAGCCTTCCATTTTGTAAATGGTGTTCTTAATCATAACAAAGGCGTGGTTTCTCGTAACAAAGAAAACTTAAAGCGTTATGAGGCTACCCAAAACGGAACTCTTGAAGAAGGGCAAGAGCCTTTAGATGTATTACCGGAACCGGAATTGGAAATTACCCCTATTATTGGTTGCGAGTTTCAAGTTTGTGAAGACCACACCAATAAATCGCAAAAAGATAACGGGTATCAAATTGTTATGCTTGCAAAAAGCAAAAAAGGATACCTGAATCTGGCGAAAATGTCTTCTATTGCCTTCGTAAGTGGAAAATACTACGTACCGCGGATTGATAAAAAAGTCATAGAGCAGTACAAAGAGGATGTCATGGTCCTTACTGGAAACCTATATGGTGAGGTACCAAGCAAAGTATTAAATATTGGTGAGCATCAAGCAGAAGAGGCTTTAATCTGGTGGAAAGAAACCTTTGGTGACGATTTATACATAGAAATCATGCGCCACGGTCAAGAAGATGAAGACCGGGTAAACCAAGTATTGATTCAATTTGCCAAAAAACATAATGTAAAACTAGTAGCCACCAACAACAATTACTACGCAGAAAAAGAAAATGCACATGCGCATGATATTCTTTTGTGTGTTAAAGATGGTGAAAAACAAGCTACACCAATTGGTCGTGGTCGCGGGTATAGATACGGATTGCCTAACCAAGAATACTACTTCAAGTCTTCGGACCAGATGAAGGAGCTATTCAAGGACATTCCAGAAGCAATCATCAATATTCAAGAAATTGTAGACAAAGTTGAAACGTTTACACTAGCCCGAGATGTATTATTACCTGCTTTTGATATTCCAGAGGAATTTCAATTTGAAGAAGATAAACTAGACAATGGCAAGCGTGGTGAAAACAAATTTTTACGCCACATTACCTACGAAGGTGCCAAAAAAAGATATGGTGAAATAACACCCGAAATTGATGAGCGATTAGACTTTGAGCTTAAAGTAATTGAAAAAACCGGTTACCCTGGTTATTTCTTGATTGTGGAAGATTTCATTAGGGCCGCAAGAGCAATGGATGTTTCCGTAGGTCCTGGGCGTGGATCTGCAGCAGGTTCTGCTGTTGCTTACTGTTTATGGATTACCAATTTAGACCCAATTAAGTACGATCTGCTTTTTGAGCGTTTCTTGAATCCGGATCGTGTGTCTATGCCCGATATTGATATTGACTTTGATGACGAAGGGCGTGGTCGTGTTATGGACTATGTAATCGACAAATATGGTTCAAATCAAGTAGCACAGATTATCACTTATGGTACCATGGCTGCTAAATCTGCCATTAGAGATACGGCTCGTGCGTTAGATTTGCCTTTGCAAGATTCAGATCGCATGGCGAAGCTAATACCCGATATGTCTAAGCTGAAAAAGATAATTGGGGTCGATGAAAAAATCTTAAGAGCGAAATTTAGGGCAGAAGATTTAGTGAAGATTAATGAACTTTTGGCAATTTCTGAGGGCGATGGTCCTGAAGCAGAAACATTGAATCAAGCTTATATTCTTGAAGGGTCTGTTCGTAATACAGGAATACACGCTTGTGGAGTTATTATTACACCTGATGATATTACGAAGTTCGTTCCGGTAGCTTTGGCCAAAGATTCTGAAATGTATTGTACCCAATTTGATAACTCGGTCGTAGAAGATGCCGGTTTATTAAAAATGGATTTCTTGGGATTAAAGACGCTAACCTTAATTAAGGATACCGTTAAAATCGTAAAAGCCAAACACGGAGTTGAGTTAGACCCAGAGAATTTTCCGTTAGATGATATAAAAACATACGAGCTCTTTCAAAGAGGAGAAACTGTTGGCGTGTTCCAATATGAATCTCCTGGAATGCAGAAACACATGAGGGCGTTAAAACCTACCGTTTTTGCAGATTTAATCGCCATGAACGCCTTGTATCGTCCTGGTCCGATGGAATACATACCAAGTTTCATTGCTCGTAAACATGGTACTGAAGAAATTGTTTATGACCTTGAAGCCTGTGAAGAATATTTAGCAGAAACCTATGGTATTACCGTATACCAAGAGCAAGTGATGCTACTATCGCAAAAATTGGCCGACTTTACAAAAGGTGAAGCCGATGTCTTGCGTAAGGCGATGGGTAAAAAACAAAAGCACGTACTAGATAAAATGAAGCCAAAGTTCATTGAACAAGCTTCTGCCAAAGGACATGCCGTTGATAAATTAGAGAAAATTTGGAAGGATTGGGAAGCATTTGCGGCCTATGCCTTTAACAAATCCCACTCCACCTGCTACGCTTGGATCGCATACCAAACCGCATATTGCAAGGCCCACTACCCTGCCGAATATATGGCTGCGGTATTGAGCAATAATATGAACGACATTAAGCAGGTAACATTCTTCATGGAGGAATGCAAACGTATGGGGCTTGATGTTCTAGGACCAGATGTAAATGAATCCTACTACAAATTTGCGGTAAACGATGCCGGTGCTGTTCGTTTTGGAATGGGTGCCGTTAAAGGAGTTGGTCGTGGCGCAGTAGAAACCATAGTTGAACGTAGAAAAGATGAAGACGGTCCGTTTAAGTCTGTTTTTGATTTCGCAAAGCGAATAGATTTACGTGCCGCCAATAAAAAAGCATTCGAAAGTTTAGCTGTTGCCGGCGGGTTCGATTCTTTTGGAGATACCCATAGAGCCCAATATTTTCATGATGAGGGCGATGGAGTCACATTTTTAGAAAAAACAATAAAGTATGGCGCCAAATTTCAAGAAAGCGAAAACTCTAGTCAAGTGAGCCTTTTTGGCGAGGCTAGTGATGTACAAATACCAGAACCCGTTGTGCCACCTTGCGAGGAATGGGGTACTATGGAAAAACTACGTCGTGAAAAAGAAGTGGTAGGTATTTATATTTCTGGCCATCCTTTGGACGATTTTAAAACAGAAGTAAATGCCTTCTGTAATGCTTCACTTTCCGATTTAAACAATCTTGAAACCGTTGTTAATCGTGAATTAGCCTTTGCCGGAGTTATTACGGATGTACAGCATCGTGTGTCCAAAAACGGAAAGGGCTGGGCACTTTTCACTGTAGAAGATTATACAGAATCATTTGAATTCAGGATTTTTGGTGAAGAATACCTAAGGTTCCGCCACTTCCTTATGATTAATTCATTTGCCTACATTAAAGTTTTTGTCAAAGATGGATGGACGAACAGGGATACCGGCAAAAAAGGAGACCCTCGTATTCAGTTTAATAGTTTTATGTTACTTCAAGAGGTAATGGAAACCTATGCCAAAAAACTTACAATCAAACTAAATATTGATGATTTAAAGGAAGAAAATATTCACCAATTAAAAGAAACCATTGTTTCTCACCAAGGCAACCACCCTCTTAACTTCATAGTATATGAAATGGAAGAAGAGATAAAAGTAAGCCTAACGAGTAGAAAACAAAAGGTTCAGATAAGCAGCGAGCTATTAGCAACCCTAAAAGAAAACGAGGTACACTATAAACTGAACTAG
- the trxA gene encoding thioredoxin: MALEITDATFDEVVLKSDKPVVVDFWAAWCGPCRMVGPIIEEVSSEYEGKAVVGKVDVDANQEFAAKYGVRNIPTVLVFKNGEIINRQVGVSPKKVYTDAIDAAL; this comes from the coding sequence ATGGCATTAGAAATAACAGACGCTACTTTTGACGAAGTAGTATTAAAAAGTGACAAACCAGTAGTAGTTGATTTTTGGGCAGCATGGTGTGGACCATGTAGAATGGTAGGCCCTATCATTGAAGAGGTTAGTTCAGAATACGAAGGCAAAGCCGTTGTAGGTAAAGTAGATGTTGATGCAAATCAAGAATTTGCTGCCAAGTACGGTGTGCGTAACATTCCAACTGTATTGGTATTTAAAAATGGTGAGATTATTAACCGTCAGGTTGGAGTTTCTCCTAAGAAAGTATACACAGACGCGATTGACGCAGCTTTATAA
- a CDS encoding DUF58 domain-containing protein, protein MNLQSELNKTSLFSNLELLANQVVEGFISGIHKSPFHGFSAEFAEHKIYNDGESTKHIDWKLFAKTDKLYTKRYEEETNLRCHMILDSSASMYYPEVKDLSATNLNKIGFGVLAIAALMNILKKQRDAVGLSVYSDSYNFYSPEKGSERHHQMLLAKLSEISLDTKPAKQTETYTYLHQIAENIKRRSLIFLFTDMFQNSENDEKIFDALRHLKYNKHEVVLFHLLDKSTEYHFDFDNAPKRFLDVETGEHIDLYSSNIKEAYERSVTSYFEDLKLKCAQYKIKYVEVDVKGDFSKILNTYLVERKKFV, encoded by the coding sequence ATGAACCTGCAATCCGAATTAAATAAAACTTCACTTTTCTCAAATTTAGAGCTTTTAGCCAACCAGGTAGTGGAAGGTTTTATTAGTGGTATACACAAGAGTCCGTTTCATGGATTTTCAGCGGAATTTGCAGAGCATAAGATTTATAACGATGGCGAAAGCACAAAGCATATAGACTGGAAGCTTTTTGCGAAGACAGATAAATTGTACACCAAAAGGTATGAAGAAGAGACCAACTTAAGGTGTCATATGATACTGGACAGTTCAGCCTCTATGTATTACCCGGAAGTAAAGGATTTATCGGCCACCAATTTGAATAAAATCGGTTTTGGGGTGTTAGCCATTGCCGCCTTGATGAACATTCTTAAAAAACAGCGAGACGCCGTTGGACTAAGTGTGTATTCGGACAGCTACAACTTTTACTCTCCTGAAAAGGGAAGTGAAAGGCACCATCAAATGCTATTAGCAAAATTGAGTGAAATTAGCTTGGATACCAAACCGGCCAAACAAACGGAAACTTATACCTATTTACACCAAATAGCGGAAAATATAAAAAGAAGAAGCCTAATTTTTCTTTTTACGGATATGTTTCAAAATTCCGAAAATGATGAAAAAATATTTGATGCCCTCAGACATTTAAAATACAACAAGCACGAAGTAGTATTGTTTCACCTTTTAGATAAATCTACAGAGTACCATTTTGATTTTGACAATGCACCCAAACGTTTTTTAGACGTAGAGACTGGAGAGCATATAGATTTGTACTCCAGCAATATAAAAGAAGCTTACGAACGCAGTGTCACTTCCTATTTTGAAGATTTGAAACTAAAATGCGCCCAGTACAAGATTAAATATGTAGAGGTTGATGTAAAGGGAGATTTCTCCAAAATACTCAACACCTATTTAGTAGAGCGAAAGAAATTTGTATAA
- a CDS encoding DNA-binding response regulator, which produces MFKKILIAEDFQDTNKGIVNTLEDRLQIEEIQEELYCDKAYNRFKLAFDQNEPYELLVTDLSFKEGPVARRLTSGQSLIKAIRRVDPNVKIIVNSMIDNPAEINPLFKDQKINGYVCKGRNGLNELVIAIQEVHQNRTYVSPQINLNSTNALFELDKYDLLILQDLAEGFTKKEISEKLKNQNISPNSESTIDKKVSRLFDAFGAKNTHHLIAKLIKQGRI; this is translated from the coding sequence ATGTTCAAAAAAATACTGATTGCAGAAGACTTTCAAGACACCAACAAAGGCATTGTAAATACTCTTGAAGATAGACTTCAGATAGAAGAGATACAAGAGGAGCTGTATTGTGATAAAGCTTACAATAGGTTTAAGCTAGCTTTTGATCAAAACGAGCCGTATGAATTGTTAGTAACAGACCTGTCTTTTAAAGAAGGCCCTGTGGCTCGTAGATTAACTTCTGGACAATCCCTTATTAAGGCCATTAGGAGAGTAGACCCCAATGTAAAAATCATTGTGAATTCAATGATAGATAACCCGGCAGAGATTAATCCTCTTTTTAAAGATCAAAAAATAAACGGTTATGTCTGTAAAGGACGTAACGGGCTCAACGAACTTGTTATAGCAATTCAAGAAGTGCATCAAAACAGAACCTATGTCTCACCTCAAATTAACCTGAACAGTACCAATGCTCTTTTTGAATTGGATAAATATGACCTTCTGATTTTACAGGATTTAGCTGAAGGCTTTACCAAAAAGGAGATTTCAGAAAAACTTAAGAACCAAAATATTTCTCCTAATAGTGAGAGTACTATTGATAAAAAAGTAAGCCGTTTGTTTGATGCCTTTGGGGCAAAAAACACCCACCATCTTATTGCAAAACTTATTAAGCAGGGTAGGATCTAA